Proteins encoded by one window of Aspergillus puulaauensis MK2 DNA, chromosome 4, nearly complete sequence:
- a CDS encoding uncharacterized protein (SECRETED:SignalP(1-17)): MHLPSLIGALLALSTYAAPVTDNASQSEVDNGSKLFQRDSSTGQLCRVLYSRDVNCRAGPGTNYERRAYLNKEYERGYWFTCVKSGECITLNGVQNCGWDYFEEDRCYVNGHYTDGSCTLAKLGRCK, from the exons ATGCATCTCCCATCCCTCATCGGTGCCCTACTAGCACTCAGCACCTATGCTGCCCCCGTCACGGATAATGCCAGTCAAAGCGAAGTAGACAACGGAAGcaagctcttccagcgcGACTCATCGACAGGCCAGTTATGCCGGGTTCTCTACAGCAGAGACGTCAACTGCCGCGCCGGGCCGGGCACGAACTACGAGCGGCGGGCGTACCTGAATAAGGAGTATGAGCGGGGGTATTGGTTTACGTGTGTGAAGTCCGGCGAGTGTATTACGCTGAATGGGGTGCAGAATTG TGGCTGGGATTACTTCGAGGAGGATAGGTGCTATGTTAATGGTCATTATACGGATGGTTCTTGTACTCTGG CCAAACTTGGTCGCTGCAAGTAG
- a CDS encoding glycoside hydrolase family 5 protein (CAZy:GH5;~COG:G;~EggNog:ENOG410PJ02;~InterPro:IPR017853,IPR001547;~PFAM:PF00150;~SECRETED:SignalP(1-16);~go_function: GO:0004553 - hydrolase activity, hydrolyzing O-glycosyl compounds [Evidence IEA];~go_process: GO:0071704 - organic substance metabolic process [Evidence IEA]) codes for MKSILPLLASAPLALAWLPGIEKDIYTSKGSNIFHPASNNNKRTLPGSNKVRGVNLGSHFVFEPWISNSAWTDLGCSGQNSEFDCVLKLGQDAADKAFASHWGSWITQDDISQMREYGLNTVRIPVGYWIKEDLVYEDSEHFPRGGLKYLEDVCGWASDAGMYIIMDLHGAPGAQQPEQPFTGQYADTPGFYQDFQYDRALEWIEWMTKTIHQNDKFRNVGMIELVNEPTQDAGEASSMRSSYYPDAFKRIRDTETSLSVSSDSYLHVQMMNEKWGSGDPTESLPDTSNAAYDDHRYLKWDSSVDVSQDSYISASCNDDRGGNTPTIVGEWSLSVPDDVEGSSDWEPEGNTDFYARWFAAQVIAYEKQLGWVFWTWKAELGDYRWSYKDAVDAGVIPKDLDGIYDNSPC; via the exons ATGAAGtccatcctccccctcctcgcctccgCCCCCCTGGCCCTCGCCTGGCTCCCAGGCATCGAGAAAGACATCTACACCAGCAAAGGGTCCAACATCTTCCACCcagccagcaacaacaacaaacgcACCCTCCCAGGCTCCAACAAAGTCCGCGGCGTCAACCTCGGCAGCCACTTCGTGTTCGAGCCCTGGATCTCCAACAGCGCCTGGACCGATCTCGGGTGCAGCGGCCAAAACTCCGAATTCGACTGCGTGCTGAAACTCGGCCAGGATGCCGCCGATAAGGCCTTTGCGAGCCATTGGGGGTCGTGGATCACGCAGGATGATATTAGCCAGATGCGCGAGTACGGTCTGAATACAGTACGGATTCCGGTTGGGTACTGGATTAAGGAGGACCTCGTGTATGAGGATTCAGAGCATTTCCCGCGCGGTGGATTGAAGTACCTAGAGGATGTTTGTGGCTGGGCGAGTGATGCGGGCATGTATATCATTATGGACCTGCACGGTGCACCTGGTGCGCAGCAGCCTGAGCAGCCGTTTACGGGGCAG TACGCCGACACCCCCGGGTTCTACCAGGACTTCCAGTACGACCGCGCACTGGAGTGGATTGAGTGGATGACCAAGACCATCCACCAGAACGACAAGTTCCGCAACGTGGGCATGATCGAGCTCGTGAATGAACCTACCCAGGATGCAGGCGAAGCGTCCAGCATGCGCTCAAGCTACTATCCCGATGCATTCAAG CGCATCCGCGACACCGAAACCtccctctccgtctcctcagACAGCTACCTGCACGTCCAAATGATGAACGAGAAATGGGGTTCCGGCGACCCAACCGAGTCCCTACCCGACACTTCCAACGCCGCGTACGACGACCACCGCTACCTGAAGTGGGACTCGAGCGTCGACGTAAGCCAGGACAGCTACATTAGCGCCTCGTGCAACGACGACCGCGGCGGGAATACACCTACTATCGTCGGCGAGTGGAGTTTGAGTGTCCCTGACGACGTGGAGGGGTCTTCGGACTGGGAGCCCGAGGGGAATACGGACTTTTATGCCCGGTGGTTTGCGGCGCAGGTGATTGCGTATGAGAAGCAGTTGGGATGGGTGTTTTGGACTTGGAAGGCGGAGTTGGGTGATTATCGGTGGTCTTATAAGg atgctgttgatgctggTGTTATTCCGAAGGATTTGGATGGCATCTATGACAACTCGCCTTGTTAG
- a CDS encoding uncharacterized protein (COG:S;~EggNog:ENOG410PMUQ;~InterPro:IPR011118,IPR029058;~PFAM:PF07519;~SECRETED:SignalP(1-20)) has product MKVLTQAITIIAASAATTAAYTPCTSDTFNLPNATIDSISHHQNNTTIPLPLTVNSCGGPASKANITNSICRLVVNISTTATSSVRIEAWLPDPETWNGRLLATGTGGIGGCIDYTTIQNGAQLGFASFGTNAGHDGSEGYEFFLGKPEVINDFGYRAVHVEAEIGKEVVTQYYGRNPERSYYQGCSTGGRQGLQSAQLYPGDFNGIIAGAPGIDWLRIVASKGILARRVGWPDIHSAGYVRPEQWAAIVQKQVEIYDPLDGVEDGVIDDPTQHSFDPEILACGTGFLNDSLCLSAAQVQSVRAAYLPIANSTGQIVYPAFGLGADTSVFSDNQVDGKPELAYTILQDFWRGAVYNDSTWTPHNFSTADMDNALKISPGGVNAASPDLTRFYQKGGKIISYHGCSDETVTPRLSMEYYVSVQAALNLTLDEIHSFYRLFWVPGMHHCSGGPGASAFGQSYPLDPGSLSPERNVLLALVEWVERGTAPEALIGTKYEGDVTSKVEAQRKHCYYPNRSVWDGSGGPNAAGSWNCQGPA; this is encoded by the exons ATGAAGGTCCTCACCCAAGCCATAACCATAATTGCTGCATCCGCTGCCACCACCGCAGCCTATACCCCCTGCACCAGCGACACATTCAACCTCCCAAATGCGACTATAGACAGCAtctcccaccaccaaaaCAACACCACAATCCCTCTCCCGCTGACAGTCAACTCCTGCGGTGGCCCAGCATCCAAAGCCAACATAACAAACTCCATCTGCCGCCTCGTCGTCAACATCAGCACAACCGCCACCAGCAGCGTCCGCATCGAAGCCTGGCTCCCAGACCCAGAAACATGGAACGGCCGCCTCCTGGCCACAGGAACCGGGGGTATTGGCGGATGTATCGACTACACCACCATCCAGAACGGCGCACAGCTCGGGTTCGCGAGTTTCGGCACAAACGCCGGGCATGACGGGAGTGAGGGGTATgagttcttcctgggaaAGCCCGAAGTCATCAACGATTTCGGGTACCGGGCTGTGCATGTTGAAGCGGAGAttgggaaggaggttgtgACGCAGTATTATGGCCGAAACCCGGAGAGGAGTTATTACCAGGGATGCAGTACCGGTGGGAGACAGGGGTTGCAGAGTGCGCAGCTGTACCCGGGGGATTTTAATGGGATTATTGCCGGTGCGCCTGGGATTGACTGGTTGCGGATTGTGGCGTCGAAGGGGATTCTTGCGAGGCGTGTAGGGTGGCCTGATATACATTCGGCTGGGTATGTCCGGCCCGAGCAGTGGGCTGCTATTGTGCAGAAGCAGGTGGAGATTTATGATCCGTTGGATGGGGTCGAGGATGGTGTTATTGATGATCCGACGCAGCATAGCTTTGATCCTGAGATACTGGCGTGCGGTACTGGGTTTCTGAATGACTCGCTGTGTTTATCAGCAGCGCAGGTACAGTCTGTTCGCGCGGCATATCTCCCGATTGCCAACTCAACGGGACAGATTGTATACCCTGCTTTTGGTCTTGGTGCGGATACATCTGTTTTCTCTGATAACCAGGTAGATGGGAAGCCAGAGCTTGCATATACCATTCTGCAG GACTTCTGGCGCGGCGCCGTATACAACGACTCAACCTGGACCCCCCACAACTTCAGCACCGCAGACATGGACAACGCCCTAAAGATAAGCCCCGGGGGTGTAAACGCCGCAAGCCCAGACTTGACTCGCTTCTACCAGAAAGGAGGCAAGATCATATCATATCACGGCTGCAGCGACGAAACAGTCACTCCCAGACTATCAATGGAGTACTACGTCTCTGTCCAGGCAGCGCTGAATCTGACACTTGACGAGATCCATTCCTTCTATCGGCTTTTCTGGGTCCCTGGGATGCATCATTGTAGTGGTGGTCCTGGGGCGTCTGCGTTCGGACAGTCGTATCCATTGGATCCTGGGTCTTTGAGCCCGGAGAGGAATGTGCTTCTGGCGTTGGTTGAATGGGTAGAGCGTGGTACTGCGCCTGAAGCTCTTATTGGGACGAAGTATGAGGGTGATGTGACGAGCAAGGTTGAAGCGCAAAGAA AACACTGCTACTATCCGAACCGAAGTGTCTGGGATGGATCTGGGGGACCAAATGCTGCTGGAAGCTGGAACTGCCAGGGTCCAGCATAG
- a CDS encoding GMC family oxidoreductase (CAZy:AA3;~COG:E;~EggNog:ENOG410PJHS;~InterPro:IPR012132,IPR036188,IPR000172,IPR007867;~PFAM:PF01266,PF00732,PF05199,PF13450;~go_function: GO:0016614 - oxidoreductase activity, acting on CH-OH group of donors [Evidence IEA];~go_function: GO:0050660 - flavin adenine dinucleotide binding [Evidence IEA];~go_process: GO:0055114 - oxidation-reduction process [Evidence IEA]), producing MASSEADYIIVGGGLTGCVVASRLKQRDPSLDILVLEAGPDPSNNPNVKTFPGLFSLLDSDLDWSYATTPQANTANREHTVHAGKALGGGSTINFGGWSRGDSRDYDLWATTVGDTRWGFKGLLPYFRRSESFFDHSADPAYHGFEGPVRVTSVSESDPKRRYPLREPIRDAWLELGEKFNPGVGSGQLSGIVEFLETWDGGERQAAYQAYTLDGVQCITNAAVHKVEFEEGLGDQKKASAVLLTDGRRFTARNEIILAAGALRTPQLLMLSGIGPTETLTKHGIRTTVDAPDVGKNLNDHFALYQLYKLQNPDRGLALGSPALSDPAFMKGLPADWAVNQQIPRDIIEAAVQKDRERFGPDSDDSALIPGRPLVETLAVYAPAGVPNVPMDGSLIVTSVMLLAATSRGSVSISSADPSDPPVVDSNYYDTEADRATLIHGARRTTKAMLDTDALKGYIECEVPPPGMSALSSKSSDNEFDARIRATGMAHHHPAGTAAMGRVVDAELRVYGVRGLRVVDASVLPVSIGGHPQATLYAVAEQAVDMILGVSS from the coding sequence ATGGCATCTTCAGAAGCAGACtacatcatcgtcggcggcggactTACAGGCTGCGTTGTTGCATCGCGTCTCAAGCAGCGAGATCCGTCTCTGGATATCCTGGTCCTCGAAGCAGGTCCTGACCCGTCTAACAACCCGAATGTGAAGACCTTTCCCGGTCTGTTCTCGCTTCTCGACTCGGACTTGGACTGGTCTTATGCGACTACACCGCAGGCCAATACTGCGAATCGCGAACATACCGTCCACGCGGGTAAAGCCCTAGGCGGCGGAAGCACCATCAACTTTGGCGGATGGAGTCGCGGTGATTCAAGGGACTATGATCTGTGGGCGACTACTGTTGGCGACACTCGCTGGGGGTTTAAAGGGCTACTGCCTTACTTTCGCCGGTCGGAGTCGTTCTTTGACCACAGTGCTGACCCGGCATATCATGGATTCGAGGGCCCGGTTCGTGTGACGTCTGTGTCGGAGAGTGATCCAAAGCGACGGTACCCTCTCCGTGAACCGATCAGGGATGCTTGGCTTGAGCTAGGCGAGAAGTTTAACCCTGGTGTAGGATCTGGCCAGCTCTCTGGCATTGTGGAGTTCCTGGAGACCTGGGATGGTGGAGAGCGACAAGCCGCGTATCAGGCGTATACTCTCGACGGTGTCCAGTGTATCACTAATGCTGCTGTTCATAAAGTCGAGTTTGAGGAAGGACTAGGTGATCAGAAGAAAGCGTCTGCAGTTCTCCTCACAGACGGTCGTCGCTTTACTGCACGCAACGAAATCATCCTGGCGGCCGGTGCACTGCGCACTCCCCAGCTTCTGATGCTGTCCGGCATTGGACCGACAGAGACCTTGACGAAGCATGGAATTCGGACGACAGTCGACGCTCCCGACGTGGGAAAGAACCTGAACGACCACTTCGCCCTGTACCAACTATACAAACTCCAGAACCCCGATCGCGGCCTCGCACTGGGAAGTCCTGCCCTCTCCGATCCAGCTTTCATGAAAGGCCTTCCCGCAGATTGGGCTGTGAACCAGCAGATCCCGAGGGATATCATAGAAGCAGCCGTGCAAAAGGACAGAGAGCGCTTCGGTCCAGACTCAGACGACTCCGCTCTCATTCCAGGCCGTCCGCTTGTTGAAACACTGGCCGTCTATGCACCGGCTGGTGTACCGAATGTCCCAATGGACGGTAGTCTCATCGTCACCTCTGTCATGCTCCTCGCCGCGACTTCCAGAGGGAGTGTAAGCATCAGCTCAGCAGACCCATCCGATCCTCCCGTAGTAGACTCAAACTACTACGACACCGAAGCTGACCGCGCCACACTTATCCACGGTGCGCGCCGCACAACGAAGGCAATGCTCGACACTGACGCGCTGAAGGGGTATATTGAGTGCGAGGTCCCTCCGCCGGGGATGTCTGCTTTGTCGTCCAAGTCTTCTGATAACGAGTTCGATGCCCGCATTAGGGCTACGGGCATGGCGCACCATCATCCGGCTGGGACGGCGGCTATggggagggttgttgatgcggaATTACGGGTTTATGGGGTACGGGGTCTTAGGGTTGTGGATGCGAGTGTGCTTCCTGTGAGTATTGGGGGACATCCCCAGGCGACGCTTtatgctgttgctgagcaGGCGGTCGACATGATTTTGGGGGTTAGTTCTTAA